A region from the Vibrio navarrensis genome encodes:
- the aceE gene encoding pyruvate dehydrogenase (acetyl-transferring), homodimeric type yields the protein MSDMKHDVDALETQEWLAALESVVREEGVERAQFLLEEVLEKARLDGVDMPTGITTNYINTIPAAQEPAYPGDTTIERRIRSIIRWNAIMIVLRASKKDLDLGGHMASFQSSAAFYETCFNHFFRAPNEKDGGDLVYYQGHISPGIYARAFVEGRLTEEQLDNFRQEVDGKGIPSYPHPKLMPEFWQFPTVSMGLGPISAIYQARFLKYLEGRGMKDTSEQRVYAFLGDGEMDEPESRGAISFAAREKLDNLCFLINCNLQRLDGPVMGNGKIIQELEGLFKGAGWNVVKVIWGNGWDKLLAKDTTGKLLQLMNETIDGDYQTFKAKDGAYVREHFFGKYPETAALVADMTDDEVFALKRGGHESSKLYAAFKNAQETKGRPTVILAKTVKGYGMGEAAEGKNIAHQVKKMDMTHVLAMRNRLGLQDLISDEEVNKLPYLKLEEGSKEYEYLHARRKALHGYTPQRLPNFTQELVIPELEEFKPLLEEQKREISSTMAYVRALNILLKDKNIGKNIVPIIADEARTFGMEGLFRQIGIYNPHGQNYTPQDRDIVSYYKEATSGQVLQEGINELGAMSSWVAAATSYSTNNLPMIPFYIYYSMFGFQRVGDMAWMAGDQQARGFLLGATAGRTTLNGEGLQHEDGHSHILAGTVPNCISYDPTFAYEVAVIMQDGIRRMYGDQENVFYYLTLMNENYAHPAMPEGSEEGIRKGIYKLETLSGSKGKVQLMSSGTIMNEVRKAAVILSEEYGIASDVYSVTSFNELARDGQACERYNMLHPEAEAKVPYIASVMGSEPAIAATDYMKNYADQVRAFIPAQSYKVLGTDGFGRSDSRENLRRHFEVNAGYVVVAALNELAKRGEVEKSVVAEAIKKFNIDTEKTNPLYA from the coding sequence ATGTCTGACATGAAGCATGACGTAGATGCACTGGAAACTCAGGAGTGGTTAGCCGCGCTTGAGTCAGTTGTACGTGAAGAAGGCGTAGAGCGTGCGCAGTTCCTACTTGAAGAAGTTCTGGAAAAAGCACGTCTAGACGGTGTTGATATGCCAACCGGCATCACAACCAACTACATCAACACGATTCCTGCAGCCCAAGAACCAGCTTACCCAGGCGACACTACGATCGAACGCCGTATTCGTTCAATCATTCGCTGGAACGCAATTATGATCGTTCTTCGTGCTTCGAAGAAAGATTTGGATCTGGGCGGCCATATGGCGTCATTCCAGTCGTCAGCGGCGTTCTATGAGACATGTTTCAACCACTTCTTCCGTGCTCCTAACGAAAAAGATGGTGGCGATTTGGTTTACTACCAAGGTCACATCTCTCCTGGGATTTACGCGCGTGCATTCGTTGAAGGCCGCCTGACTGAAGAGCAGCTAGACAACTTCCGTCAAGAAGTGGATGGCAAAGGCATTCCTTCCTACCCACACCCGAAATTGATGCCTGAATTCTGGCAATTCCCAACCGTATCTATGGGTCTGGGTCCAATTTCTGCCATCTACCAAGCCCGCTTCCTCAAGTATCTGGAAGGCCGTGGTATGAAAGACACCTCAGAGCAGCGCGTTTATGCGTTCCTAGGTGACGGTGAGATGGATGAGCCAGAATCACGCGGCGCGATCTCTTTCGCTGCACGTGAAAAACTGGACAACTTGTGTTTCCTTATCAACTGTAACCTGCAGCGTCTCGACGGCCCAGTAATGGGTAACGGCAAGATCATCCAAGAACTGGAAGGTCTGTTCAAAGGTGCTGGCTGGAACGTGGTGAAAGTTATCTGGGGTAACGGCTGGGATAAACTGCTGGCGAAAGACACCACAGGTAAACTGCTGCAACTGATGAACGAAACCATCGACGGTGACTACCAAACGTTCAAAGCGAAAGATGGCGCGTACGTTCGTGAGCATTTCTTCGGTAAATACCCAGAGACAGCGGCACTGGTTGCTGACATGACTGACGACGAAGTGTTTGCACTGAAACGTGGTGGTCACGAGTCTTCTAAACTGTACGCAGCGTTCAAGAACGCACAAGAAACTAAAGGCCGTCCAACGGTAATCCTGGCTAAGACTGTTAAAGGTTACGGCATGGGTGAAGCGGCAGAAGGTAAGAACATTGCACACCAAGTGAAGAAGATGGATATGACGCACGTACTAGCGATGCGTAACCGTCTTGGCCTGCAAGATCTGATCTCTGACGAAGAAGTGAACAAACTGCCTTACCTGAAACTGGAAGAAGGCTCGAAAGAATACGAATACCTGCACGCTCGTCGTAAAGCGCTGCACGGTTACACGCCACAGCGTCTGCCTAACTTCACTCAGGAACTGGTTATTCCAGAACTGGAAGAGTTCAAACCGCTTCTGGAAGAACAGAAACGTGAAATCTCTTCAACGATGGCTTACGTGCGTGCACTGAACATCCTGTTGAAAGACAAAAACATTGGTAAGAACATCGTTCCTATCATCGCTGATGAAGCGCGTACTTTCGGTATGGAAGGTCTGTTCCGTCAAATCGGTATTTACAACCCACACGGTCAGAATTATACCCCTCAAGATCGCGATATCGTTTCTTACTACAAAGAAGCAACGTCTGGTCAGGTACTGCAAGAAGGTATCAACGAGCTGGGTGCCATGTCATCTTGGGTTGCGGCGGCAACGTCTTATAGCACCAACAACCTGCCGATGATCCCGTTCTACATCTACTACTCTATGTTCGGTTTCCAACGTGTTGGCGATATGGCATGGATGGCTGGTGACCAACAAGCGCGTGGTTTCCTACTGGGCGCAACGGCGGGTCGTACCACTCTGAACGGTGAAGGTCTGCAGCACGAAGATGGTCACTCGCACATTCTGGCGGGCACAGTACCAAACTGTATCTCTTACGATCCGACTTTTGCTTACGAAGTTGCGGTTATCATGCAAGACGGTATCCGTCGCATGTACGGCGATCAAGAGAACGTGTTCTACTACCTAACGCTGATGAACGAAAACTACGCGCATCCAGCAATGCCAGAAGGTTCTGAAGAAGGTATTCGTAAAGGTATCTACAAACTGGAAACTCTGTCTGGCTCTAAAGGTAAAGTTCAGCTGATGAGCTCAGGTACTATCATGAACGAAGTACGTAAAGCGGCTGTTATCCTAAGCGAAGAATACGGCATCGCCTCTGATGTTTACTCAGTAACCTCATTCAACGAACTGGCTCGTGACGGTCAGGCGTGTGAGCGTTACAACATGCTTCACCCAGAAGCCGAAGCGAAAGTACCTTACATCGCTTCAGTCATGGGTAGTGAACCAGCCATCGCTGCAACCGACTACATGAAGAACTACGCTGACCAAGTTCGCGCGTTCATTCCTGCACAGTCTTACAAAGTACTGGGTACTGACGGTTTCGGTCGCTCAGACAGCCGTGAGAACCTACGTCGTCACTTCGAAGTGAACGCAGGCTACGTGGTTGTTGCAGCTCTAAACGAACTAGCGAAACGTGGTGAAGTTGAAAAATCTGTGGTGGCGGAAGCTATCAAGAAATTCAACATCGACACTGAAAAAACAAACCCGCTATACGCTTAA
- the pdhR gene encoding pyruvate dehydrogenase complex transcriptional repressor PdhR: MAYQRIRQPKLSDVIEQELERLIVEGTLSPGQQLPPERELAKQFEVSRPSIREAIQRLEAKRLLTRRQGGGTFVSDRIWQSFSDPLLNLLSSHSETQLDLLEARHALEGICAYFAALRGTEEDFARIQTCVSRIAEVQEKKDADAEAEQVMAFLIAITEAAHNVVLLHIVRSLAPLLEQNIRQNFKLLHRRPEAVEKVSKHRANIVDAIVSGQPEKAREMSHSHLAYIEETLLDLTREQTRRERSLRRIQQGNEPQ, from the coding sequence ATGGCTTATCAAAGGATTCGTCAGCCAAAGCTCTCCGATGTGATTGAACAGGAATTGGAGCGGCTGATAGTGGAAGGAACGCTCTCACCTGGCCAGCAACTCCCACCGGAAAGGGAGCTTGCTAAACAGTTTGAGGTTTCGCGCCCTTCCATCAGAGAAGCCATTCAGCGCCTGGAAGCCAAACGTCTACTGACCCGTCGTCAAGGGGGCGGAACGTTTGTCAGCGACCGCATTTGGCAGAGTTTTTCCGATCCTCTGCTAAATTTATTGTCTAGCCACTCCGAGACTCAACTGGACTTACTGGAAGCGCGTCATGCGCTGGAAGGTATTTGCGCTTATTTTGCGGCGTTGCGTGGTACCGAAGAAGATTTTGCCCGTATTCAAACCTGCGTTTCCCGAATTGCTGAGGTTCAGGAAAAGAAAGACGCCGATGCGGAAGCCGAACAGGTGATGGCGTTTCTCATCGCGATTACTGAAGCGGCACACAATGTCGTACTGCTGCACATCGTACGTAGCCTTGCGCCTTTGCTTGAGCAAAATATTCGACAGAATTTTAAATTATTACATCGCCGCCCAGAAGCGGTTGAGAAAGTAAGTAAGCACCGGGCTAATATCGTGGATGCGATTGTTTCAGGTCAGCCAGAAAAGGCGCGTGAAATGTCCCATTCTCACTTAGCTTATATCGAAGAAACGTTGTTGGATTTGACTCGTGAACAGACTCGCCGTGAGCGATCGCTGCGTCGAATTCAACAAGGTAATGAGCCGCAATAG
- the ampD gene encoding 1,6-anhydro-N-acetylmuramyl-L-alanine amidase AmpD: MQAVITHGWLQGVTHRPSPFYDARPAGEPVSLLVIHNISLPPGEFGGPYIEDFFQGNLSPDLHPFFQVIAKMRVSAHCLIKRDGEIVQFVSFDDRAWHAGASSFAGVSRCNDYSIGIELEGTDFVAYTPEQYAALAQLSQTIIEHYPHITPARITGHQYIAPLRKTDPGLSFDWHRYRAMLEDNGDL, translated from the coding sequence ATGCAAGCTGTGATCACGCATGGATGGCTGCAAGGCGTCACCCATCGGCCGTCGCCTTTTTATGATGCCCGCCCGGCAGGGGAGCCGGTGTCACTGCTGGTGATCCACAACATCAGTTTGCCGCCAGGCGAGTTTGGTGGCCCCTACATAGAAGATTTTTTTCAGGGTAATTTGTCGCCCGACTTGCATCCCTTTTTTCAGGTGATAGCGAAAATGCGGGTATCGGCCCATTGCTTGATCAAACGCGATGGTGAAATTGTGCAGTTTGTCTCTTTTGACGATAGAGCTTGGCATGCTGGTGCTTCCAGTTTTGCTGGCGTTTCGCGTTGTAACGATTATTCCATCGGCATTGAGTTGGAAGGGACGGATTTTGTCGCCTACACCCCAGAGCAATACGCTGCGCTTGCCCAATTAAGCCAAACTATCATCGAGCACTATCCGCACATTACGCCTGCGCGGATCACCGGGCATCAATACATTGCACCGCTGCGCAAAACCGATCCCGGTCTCAGTTTTGATTGGCATCGTTACCGCGCCATGCTTGAAGACAATGGCGACCTTTAA
- the nadC gene encoding carboxylating nicotinate-nucleotide diphosphorylase, with amino-acid sequence MNNRHNSQQRLDYLQQQLPVEITRSVTDTLKEDLGGSLDAANDITASLIPADAINSATIITREHGVFCGQAWADEVFKQLGGRVTIEWHVKDGDRVEPNQTLCTLTGPARDLLTGERNAMNFIQTLSGCATVTAQYAAKIAHTQCRLLDTRKTIPGLRSALKYAVACGGGFNHRIGVFDAYLIKENHIIACGGITQAISKAKELNPGKPVEVETENLDELRQAIEAGADIIMLDNFTIEMMREAVAINAGRTALENSGNVTLDTICQYAETGVDYISVGALTKHIKAMDLSMRFK; translated from the coding sequence ATGAACAACAGACATAACAGCCAACAACGCCTTGACTATTTGCAGCAGCAGCTTCCTGTGGAAATTACCCGCTCGGTTACCGATACCTTAAAAGAAGATCTCGGTGGCAGTTTGGATGCGGCCAACGACATCACCGCCTCTCTTATCCCAGCCGATGCGATCAATAGCGCCACCATCATTACTCGCGAGCACGGTGTTTTTTGTGGTCAAGCATGGGCGGATGAAGTGTTCAAGCAACTTGGCGGACGTGTGACGATCGAATGGCATGTCAAAGATGGCGATCGTGTCGAGCCGAACCAAACCCTATGCACGCTCACTGGCCCTGCTCGTGACCTACTGACCGGCGAGCGCAATGCGATGAACTTTATCCAAACCCTTTCAGGCTGTGCGACCGTGACCGCCCAGTACGCGGCAAAAATTGCTCATACACAGTGTCGACTGCTTGATACGCGCAAAACCATTCCGGGCCTGCGCAGCGCGCTCAAATACGCGGTGGCGTGTGGTGGCGGTTTTAATCATCGTATCGGCGTTTTTGACGCCTATCTGATTAAAGAAAACCACATCATTGCTTGCGGCGGCATTACTCAAGCCATCTCCAAAGCCAAAGAGCTTAACCCCGGCAAACCGGTGGAAGTTGAAACCGAAAATCTCGATGAACTGCGCCAAGCGATTGAAGCGGGCGCCGACATCATTATGCTCGACAACTTCACCATTGAGATGATGCGGGAAGCGGTGGCGATTAACGCAGGCCGCACAGCGCTGGAAAACTCTGGCAACGTCACTTTAGACACCATTTGCCAGTATGCTGAAACGGGCGTGGACTACATCTCCGTCGGCGCGCTGACCAAGCATATTAAGGCGATGGATTTATCCATGCGTTTCAAATAG
- a CDS encoding pilin: MKQHNRVTKQQGFTLIELMIVVAIIGILAAFAVPAYQNYTNKTHASEMLNAASAMKAGVGVCLLSGGTDCSSGKPNVPAAQTFDKTTNDKFQIASNVKISEGGEIEGAVTATVDATVGKAGLAKGGTVKLIPKLTTAGVTWAVTCENLGSAEYCPKS; this comes from the coding sequence ATGAAACAACATAACCGAGTAACAAAACAGCAGGGTTTTACCCTAATTGAATTAATGATAGTGGTGGCAATTATTGGTATTTTGGCAGCTTTTGCTGTACCAGCGTATCAAAATTACACCAACAAAACCCACGCATCAGAAATGCTGAATGCCGCATCTGCAATGAAAGCTGGCGTAGGTGTCTGTTTACTAAGCGGTGGTACTGATTGCAGCTCTGGAAAACCCAATGTACCGGCTGCTCAGACATTTGATAAAACGACTAACGATAAGTTCCAAATTGCGTCGAACGTCAAAATTAGCGAAGGTGGAGAGATTGAAGGTGCGGTAACAGCTACTGTGGATGCAACTGTTGGAAAGGCAGGCTTAGCTAAAGGCGGTACTGTTAAGTTAATTCCTAAACTAACTACTGCGGGAGTAACTTGGGCTGTAACATGTGAAAATCTTGGCAGTGCCGAATACTGTCCTAAAAGTTAA
- the pilB gene encoding type IV-A pilus assembly ATPase PilB, which yields MIANLVTILRQATLLSPTQEQACLEHLNTSGASAPEVLLQLGFFQAEELTEHLSALFGLPPVELSHYDYQSVCNQLGLRELITRHQALPLQKNRSALILASADPTNLQAEDDFRFATGLQVEMVLADVKQLQGAIRRLYGRTLSQDNRSGLKEIHQDELANLVDVAADEVDNIEDLSQDSSPVSRFINQILLDAVRKGASDIHFEPYEAMYRVRLRCDGILVEVQQPPSHLSRRLSARLKILAKLDIAERRLPQDGRIKLKLNQSTAIDMRVSTLPTLFGEKIVLRLLDSSSSNLDIDKLGYSETQKQLYLNALRKPQGMILMTGPTGSGKTVSLYTGLNLLNRPEVNISTAEDPVEINLPGINQVQVQPKIGFGFAQALRSFLRQDPDIVMVGEIRDLETAEIAIKAAQTGHLVLSTLHTNSAAETIVRLSNMGIASFNLASSLSLIIAQRLARRLCRHCKQPQHLSPALQELGLSQQDGLYRANPQGCNECNQGYSGRVGIYEVMPFDDAMAEALIKGASVQSLEMLARKNGMLTLRESGLEKVKQGITSIEELQRVLYL from the coding sequence ATGATAGCTAACCTAGTCACGATTCTGCGCCAAGCTACCCTACTTAGCCCAACGCAAGAACAAGCCTGTTTGGAACATCTTAACACTTCCGGTGCCAGTGCACCGGAAGTGTTGTTGCAACTGGGCTTTTTCCAAGCCGAAGAGCTGACCGAACATCTCAGCGCGCTGTTTGGCTTGCCGCCCGTCGAGCTTAGCCACTATGACTACCAAAGCGTGTGCAACCAACTGGGGTTGCGCGAGCTGATTACCCGCCACCAAGCCCTGCCGCTGCAAAAAAATCGCTCAGCGCTGATTCTCGCCAGTGCCGACCCCACCAATTTGCAGGCCGAAGATGACTTTCGCTTTGCCACCGGGCTGCAAGTGGAAATGGTGTTGGCCGATGTTAAGCAGCTGCAAGGGGCAATACGTCGCTTATATGGCCGCACGCTTTCTCAAGATAACCGCTCAGGACTGAAAGAGATCCACCAAGATGAGCTGGCCAACTTAGTCGATGTGGCGGCCGATGAAGTCGACAATATTGAAGATCTCAGCCAAGACAGCTCCCCCGTCAGCCGTTTTATCAACCAGATCTTACTTGATGCAGTGCGTAAAGGCGCATCCGATATTCACTTTGAACCCTATGAAGCAATGTATCGCGTGCGTTTACGCTGCGATGGCATTTTGGTCGAAGTGCAGCAGCCGCCAAGCCATTTGAGCCGTCGACTCTCCGCACGGCTTAAAATTCTCGCTAAGCTGGATATTGCCGAGCGGCGTTTACCGCAAGATGGGCGCATCAAACTCAAACTGAACCAAAGCACCGCGATTGATATGCGCGTTTCTACCCTACCGACGCTGTTTGGTGAAAAAATCGTGTTGCGTCTGCTCGACAGCTCAAGTAGCAACTTAGACATTGATAAGCTCGGCTACAGCGAAACGCAAAAGCAGCTCTATCTCAACGCGCTGCGCAAACCGCAAGGGATGATCTTGATGACGGGCCCAACTGGCAGCGGCAAAACCGTTTCACTCTACACAGGTTTAAACCTACTCAATCGCCCTGAGGTCAACATCTCTACCGCCGAAGATCCGGTAGAGATTAACTTGCCCGGCATTAACCAAGTGCAAGTACAGCCAAAAATCGGCTTTGGCTTTGCGCAGGCACTGCGCTCATTTTTACGTCAAGACCCCGATATTGTCATGGTCGGTGAAATTCGCGATTTGGAAACCGCCGAAATAGCTATTAAAGCCGCGCAAACGGGGCATTTGGTGCTATCCACCCTACATACCAACTCGGCCGCAGAGACCATAGTACGCCTATCAAACATGGGCATTGCCAGCTTCAACCTCGCTTCTTCATTGAGCTTAATTATCGCTCAGCGCCTAGCGCGTCGTTTGTGTCGCCATTGCAAGCAGCCACAACACCTTTCACCGGCATTACAAGAGCTAGGGTTAAGCCAGCAGGATGGGTTGTATCGTGCCAATCCTCAAGGGTGTAACGAATGCAATCAAGGGTATTCAGGGCGCGTCGGCATCTACGAAGTGATGCCCTTTGACGATGCCATGGCCGAGGCACTAATTAAAGGAGCCTCAGTACAAAGCTTGGAAATGCTCGCCAGAAAAAATGGCATGCTGACGCTTCGAGAATCTGGGCTAGAAAAGGTCAAGCAAGGCATCACCAGCATTGAAGAGCTGCAACGCGTGCTCTACCTGTAA
- a CDS encoding prepilin peptidase has translation MDALHYYPWLYVGLAALFGLIVGSFLNVVIYRLPKMMELEWQRECADAFPQYAIPAPKETLTLSTPRSTCPTCHTPIRIRDNIPLLSWFLLKGRCHQCQSKISGRYPAVELLSATLCALVAWKFGYSLYSLALLFFTFTLIAATFIDLDTMLLPDQLTLPLTWSGIALALLEISPVSLQNSVIGAMAGYLCLWSVYHLFRLMTGKEGMGYGDFKLLAALGAWLGWQSLLMIILLSSVVGLVFGLIQLRLQKQGIEKAFPFGPYLAIAGWVALMWGESLMSWYFSVMMGA, from the coding sequence ATGGATGCATTGCACTACTATCCTTGGCTGTATGTTGGCCTAGCGGCGTTATTTGGCTTGATTGTCGGTAGCTTTCTCAACGTGGTTATCTATCGCTTGCCGAAAATGATGGAACTGGAGTGGCAACGGGAATGTGCCGATGCCTTTCCTCAATACGCCATCCCTGCGCCGAAGGAAACTCTCACTCTTAGCACGCCGCGTTCCACTTGCCCAACGTGCCATACGCCGATTCGTATCCGCGATAACATTCCGCTGCTGAGTTGGTTTTTGCTCAAAGGGCGCTGTCATCAGTGTCAAAGCAAGATCAGTGGCCGCTATCCAGCAGTTGAGCTGCTCAGCGCAACCCTATGCGCCTTGGTGGCGTGGAAATTTGGCTACAGCCTTTACTCGCTGGCACTGCTGTTTTTCACCTTTACCTTGATCGCTGCGACCTTTATCGATCTCGATACCATGCTATTACCAGATCAACTGACCCTGCCTTTAACTTGGTCCGGTATTGCCCTTGCGCTGCTGGAAATCAGCCCTGTCTCTTTGCAAAACTCGGTGATTGGCGCCATGGCAGGCTACCTCTGCCTTTGGTCTGTCTATCACCTTTTCCGTCTGATGACAGGCAAAGAAGGCATGGGGTATGGCGATTTTAAGTTATTGGCAGCGCTCGGTGCTTGGCTAGGCTGGCAATCACTTCTGATGATCATTTTGCTCTCTTCGGTGGTTGGGCTAGTCTTTGGCCTGATCCAACTTCGCTTACAAAAACAGGGCATCGAAAAAGCGTTTCCTTTTGGCCCCTATCTCGCCATCGCCGGCTGGGTCGCATTGATGTGGGGCGAGTCGTTAATGAGTTGGTATTTCAGCGTAATGATGGGGGCGTAA
- the coaE gene encoding dephospho-CoA kinase (Dephospho-CoA kinase (CoaE) performs the final step in coenzyme A biosynthesis.) yields MAFVVGLTGGIASGKTTVANLFHHHFSIDMVDADVVARQVVEPDTPGLAAIVDHFGAEILLPDGRLNRARLRERIFSHPAEKQWLNQLLHPLIRQKMIDDLRCVQSAYALLVVPLLVENQLQSLCDRVLVVDVDEQTQIERTMRRDGVEETQVKAILQSQASRRERLAIANDVIKNNATDQDLLLQVTNLHQKYLAMSQQNR; encoded by the coding sequence ATGGCGTTTGTCGTCGGTTTAACAGGCGGTATCGCCAGTGGTAAAACAACCGTAGCCAACCTTTTTCATCACCATTTTTCGATTGATATGGTTGATGCCGATGTGGTCGCTCGTCAGGTTGTCGAGCCTGATACCCCGGGGCTTGCCGCAATTGTTGACCATTTCGGCGCAGAAATACTTTTGCCCGATGGCCGTTTAAATCGCGCCAGATTACGCGAACGGATTTTCTCTCACCCAGCAGAGAAGCAGTGGTTAAATCAATTGCTTCATCCATTGATTCGGCAAAAGATGATTGACGACTTGCGCTGCGTGCAATCGGCTTACGCTCTGTTGGTGGTTCCCTTACTGGTGGAAAACCAACTGCAAAGCTTGTGCGATCGTGTGTTAGTCGTGGATGTTGATGAGCAAACGCAAATTGAACGCACAATGCGACGTGATGGTGTGGAGGAAACGCAGGTCAAAGCGATCCTCCAGTCACAAGCCAGCCGCCGAGAACGTCTCGCCATCGCGAATGATGTGATTAAAAATAACGCAACAGACCAAGATCTTTTGCTGCAAGTCACAAATTTACATCAAAAGTACCTAGCCATGAGCCAGCAAAATCGGTGA
- the zapD gene encoding cell division protein ZapD: MTTHKFEHPLNEKTRIYLRVESLLRQAHVASCFAENHQYQLFFRSIFDLLEIFEQIQLKSELAKDIEKQRLLYRSWLDVDGVDQVTLRSLLDEADRTHSALMHAERFGQSLKEDRFLSSIRQRFSLPGGSCCFDLPALHYWLHLPLERKKHDAQKWLNSLQPLSDALHLWLKLTRETGYFRSQIARNGFFQSDAEEANILRLHIPMEFGVYPMISGHKNRFAIKFISFETGQACSQDVSFDLAVCS, translated from the coding sequence ATGACCACGCACAAATTCGAACATCCATTAAATGAAAAAACGCGTATTTACCTGAGAGTGGAGTCACTCTTAAGGCAGGCTCACGTAGCTTCCTGTTTTGCGGAAAATCATCAGTACCAGCTTTTTTTCCGTTCGATCTTCGACTTATTGGAGATTTTTGAACAAATTCAACTCAAAAGCGAACTGGCTAAAGATATTGAAAAGCAGCGCTTGCTGTACCGCAGTTGGTTGGATGTCGACGGCGTGGATCAAGTCACCCTGCGTTCTCTGCTTGATGAAGCCGATCGCACTCACAGCGCTTTGATGCATGCCGAACGTTTTGGCCAATCACTCAAAGAAGATCGCTTTCTCAGCTCGATTCGTCAACGTTTTAGCCTACCCGGCGGCTCTTGCTGCTTTGATTTGCCCGCCTTGCATTATTGGCTGCATTTACCACTAGAGCGCAAAAAGCACGACGCACAAAAGTGGCTCAATAGTCTACAACCGCTCTCAGACGCTCTGCATCTGTGGCTGAAACTGACTCGGGAAACTGGCTATTTCAGGAGCCAGATCGCACGCAATGGTTTCTTCCAAAGTGATGCTGAAGAAGCGAACATCCTTCGCCTGCATATCCCGATGGAGTTTGGTGTTTATCCGATGATTTCCGGACATAAAAATCGCTTTGCCATCAAGTTCATTAGCTTTGAAACTGGTCAAGCCTGCAGTCAAGACGTGAGTTTTGATTTGGCGGTTTGCAGTTAA
- the yacG gene encoding DNA gyrase inhibitor YacG — MKKITIVKCPQCATEVEWGEQSPHRPFCSKKCQMIDFGEWADEEKAIPGAPDMSDSDGWSEEQY; from the coding sequence ATGAAAAAAATCACTATAGTTAAATGCCCTCAATGTGCCACGGAAGTGGAATGGGGCGAGCAAAGCCCACATCGCCCGTTTTGCAGTAAAAAATGCCAAATGATCGATTTTGGTGAATGGGCCGACGAAGAGAAGGCTATCCCGGGCGCACCGGATATGTCTGATAGTGATGGTTGGTCGGAAGAGCAGTACTAA
- the rplS gene encoding 50S ribosomal protein L19 → MSNIIKALEQEQMKQDLPKFAPGDTVVVQVKVKEGDRERLQAFEGVVIAIRNRGLHSAFTVRKISNGEGVERTFQTHSPVVASIEVKRRGAVRRAKLYYLRDLSGKAARIKEKLTKK, encoded by the coding sequence ATGAGTAACATCATCAAAGCTCTTGAGCAAGAGCAAATGAAGCAAGACCTACCTAAATTTGCACCAGGTGACACTGTTGTTGTTCAAGTTAAGGTAAAAGAAGGTGACCGTGAGCGTCTACAGGCTTTCGAAGGCGTTGTAATCGCAATCCGTAACCGTGGTCTACACTCTGCATTCACTGTACGTAAGATTTCTAACGGTGAAGGTGTTGAGCGTACGTTCCAAACTCACTCTCCAGTAGTTGCTAGCATTGAAGTGAAACGCCGCGGTGCAGTACGTCGTGCCAAACTGTACTACCTACGCGACCTATCTGGTAAAGCTGCTCGTATCAAAGAGAAGCTTACTAAGAAGTAA